Proteins co-encoded in one Nicotiana sylvestris chromosome 7, ASM39365v2, whole genome shotgun sequence genomic window:
- the LOC104245699 gene encoding protein SEEDLING LETHAL 1, chloroplastic yields MQETLHLSSSTSSSFSLPKPSISPPKALKSTTISFPPHPKPPTPISPQLSSATSLPPPPTTSPNFQLQEKLLFLDSLGIDSFHCLTSHPLIISSSLSDLKSIIDFLYSINLTILDIRRVLHMCPDILTTPLSSILRPAVTFLLREAHVTGDNLPFVLRRRPRLLTKSVEQNLRPTLYFLQSTIGIEDVSKCATLLSCSVETKFIPRLDYFQRIGFSRRDAKVMFRRFPSLFCYSIEENLEPKFDYFVVEMGRELKELTVFPQYFSFSLEKRIKPRHRMCVEKGVCLSLPVMLKSHESRFRDRLDVCCSSSMPGERWRVFEVD; encoded by the exons ATGCAAGAAACtctccatctttcttcttctacttcttcatctttttcccTTCCTAAACCCTCCATTTCTCCGCCCAAAGCCCTCAAATCCACCACCATTTCTTTCCCTCCCCACCCCAAACCACCCACCCCCATCTCCCCTCAACTCTCCTCCGCCACTTCTCTCCCCCCACCTCCAACCACCTCCCCTAACTTCCAGCTCCAAGAGAAACTCCTCTTCTTGGATTCTCTTGGCATAGACTCTTTCCATTGCCTCACTTCGCATCCCCTTATTATCTCCTCTTCCTTATCCGATCTCAAATCAATTATTGACTTTCTTTATTCCATCAATCTCACCATTCTTGATATCCGGCGCGTGCTACACATGTGCCCGGACATTTTAACCACACCACTTTCCTCCATCCTCCGCCCCGCCGTCACCTTCTTGCTCCGGGAAGCTCACGTCACCGGTGAcaatcttccctttgttctccgcCGCCGCCCCCGGCTGCTCACCAAATCCGTAGAACAGAATCTTCGACCCACCCTTTACTTCTTGCAGAGTACAATTGGTATTGAGGATGTTTCAAAGTGCGCAACTTTACTCTCTTGTTCTGTGGAAACTAAGTTTATACCCCGTTTGGATTACTTTCAGAGAATTGGGTTTTCGAGGAGAGATGCGAAAGTGATGTTTAGGAGGTTCCCATCGTTGTTCTGTTACAGTATAGAAGAGAATTTGGAGCCGAAATTCGATTACTTTGTGGTGGAAATGGGGagggagttgaaggaattgactGTGTTCCCTCAGTATTTCTCATTTAGCTTAGAGAAAAGGATAAAACCGAGGCACAGGATGTGTGTTGAGAAAGGGGTGTGCTTGTCATTGCCTGTGATGTTGAAGTCGCACGAATCGCGATTTCGTGATAGGCTGGATGTGTGTTGTAGCTCTTCTATGCCG GGAGAACGATGGagagtgttcgaggttgattga
- the LOC138873511 gene encoding uncharacterized protein, whose product MVTSPVSTPPAQPAKSGGRGGKGRPRGGGQAIYYALTTRTEVVASDSIITGIILVCHRDASVLFDPGSTYSYVSSYFPQHLGVSWDSLSSPVYVSTPVRDSLVVDRVYLSCLVALSSFDTGADLLLLSMVDFDVIFGMAWLSPHSAILDCHAKTVMLAMLGIPRVEWRGTLDHTPSRVISFLKAQRLVEIGCDVYLAYVRDVSVDTPSVDSVPVVQDFPDVFLAYLPGRLPDRDIDFGIDLLPGTQLISITLYRMAPPELKELKDQLHKLLDKSFICLSVSLWGAPVLFVKKKDGSMCNVVSSEGIQVDPKKLKGV is encoded by the exons atggttacatcTCCGGtttctaccccacctgctcagccagctaaaagtggaggtcggggaggtaaaggtcgccctagagggggaggccaggccataTACTATGCCCTTActacccgtaccgaggttgttgcctccgattctatcatcacaggtattatactggtttgtcacagagatgcatcggttctattcgatccaggctccacttattcttatgtgtcttcttattttcctCAACATTTAggtgtatcttgggattctttgagttctcctgtttatgtttctactcctgtgagagattctcttgttgttgaCCGCGTTTATctgtcgtgtttggttgctcttagtagttttgataccggagccgatttattgttgctcagcatggtagatttcgacGTTATCTTCGGCATGgcctggttgtcgccccattctgctattcttgattgtcatgcaaaaaccgtgatgctggctatgctaggaataccgcgtgttgagtggaggggtactttagatcacactcccagtagagttatttcttttcttaaagctcagcgtctGGTTGAGATAGGGTGTGAtgtgtatttagcttatgtgagagatgttagtgttgataccccttcagttgattcagtcccagtggtacaggattttcccgatgtgtttctagctTATCTTCCGGGCAggctgcctgatagagatattgatttcggcattgatctgttgccgggcactcagcttatttctattactctgtatcgtatggctcctcctgagttgaaggagttgaaagatcagTTACATAAATTGCTTGATAAGAGTTTTATTTGTCTCAGTGTATCactttggggtgctcctgtcttgtttgtgaagaaaaaggatggttctatgt gcaacgtggtgtcgagtgagggtattcaggtggatccgaagaaattAAAGGGAGTGTAG
- the LOC104245700 gene encoding 2-Cys peroxiredoxin BAS1, chloroplastic-like has protein sequence MACSATSTSLLSSNPTPKFFAFNPSPSHSTIVPSSFNGLRNCKPLVSRVPCSVSSRVSHSKSSRSFVVRASSEVPLVGNKAPDFEAEAVFDQEFIKVKLSEYFGKKYVILFFYPLDFTFVCPTEITAFSDRYEEFQKVNTEILGVSVDSVFSHLAWVQTDRKSGGLGDLNYPLISDVTKSISKSYNVLIPDQGIALRGLFIIDKEGVIQHSTINNLAIGRSVDETLRTLQALQYVQENPDEVCPAGWKPGDKSMKPDPKGSKEYFASI, from the exons ATGGCTTGCAGTGCTACGTCCACTTCTCTTCTTTCTTCAAACCCTACCCCCAAATTCTTTGCTTTCAACCCTTCACCTTCTCACTCAACCATTGTTCCTTCATCTTTCAATGGACTCCGTAACTGTAAGCCTTTAGTTTCTCGTGTCCCATGTTCAGTTTCTTCTCGTGTTTCTCACTCCAAATCATCCCGCTCCTTCGTCGTTCGCGCCTCT AGTGAAGTTCCGCTTGTTGGAAATAAAGCACCAGACTTTGAGGCTGAGGCTGTTTTcgatcaagaattcatcaag GTTAAACTTTCTGAGTACTTTGGGAAGAAATACGTGATTCTCTTTTTCTACCCACTAGACTTCACATTTGTTTGCCCGACAG AGATCACTGCTTTCAGTGATCGTTATGAAGAATTTCAGAAGGTGAACACAGAAATATTGGGTGTCTCCGTAGACAGTGTG TTTTCCCACCTTGCCTGGGTCCAAACTGATAGGAAGTCTGGTGGCCTTGGTGATCTGAACTATCCATTAATTTCGGATGTGACAAAGTCAATTTCAAAATCTTACAATGTACTGATACCGGATCAg GGAATTGCACTGAGAGGACTTTTTATCATTGACAAGGAAGGAGTTATCCAACACTCCACCATTAATAATCTTGCAATTGGCCGAAGTGTTGATGAAACATTGAGGACACTTCAG GCATTGCAATATGTTCAGGAGAACCCAGATGAAGTATGCCCAGCTGGGTGGAAGCCTGGTGACAAGTCAATGAAGCCAGATCCTAAGGGCAGCAAAGAATACTTTGCATCCATATAA